The proteins below come from a single Asanoa ferruginea genomic window:
- a CDS encoding pentapeptide repeat-containing protein: protein MALSIRRRRDELGWSARELAERCAALGMPSLTRVTIAKIENHSRGIGMEELAVLAAALGVRFDELTSEQVSGERAITILHLAGLGLAAGHLFGAPVVGQDNPHLELCNELAAELKSLDNTIDGARPDLVVVTGDLARTGRPREYDLVKAFLETLAERLGLGFERIAIVPGSRDVNLQATKAYFAECDADEVEPRRPYWSNWSRFAALFGAWPDAGRVVRMQAEQPWSLYEIKDLKVVLAGLNSTVEDGPDRTGHGGEIGIEQAQWFAEALRDYERQGWLRIGLVHHDPLGGRAAGDGDLGDTATFDGLLGPRLNLLLHGNDAGAGVAHLPSGLLTLGAGRAPGAEPDRGAANRCQLLRISADGVVRVVRRYDLDRRRWQPDGSARRKPSWSAPIQEPFRAVHGTFPAGSAGAADAPAITMWHNPGAEWVAGEPIDESPPALDARRLLLDRVADVCVARQSNAVVHRIKGDPPYLRVTYVEQGHARQLRIGACVGPFGETEVDQFHARVHAIDDALESTLVFNGAEPADALRHYAARRDVRLTSFLQFQGLVDLSGYVQSQARALASDQRYPESGYVPHRFTDALNPHGPVHTDVIAALIDQVSADDGRFVLLLGDFGRGKTYAMRQLARRILDERPHLTPILIDLRALDKTHTLEAHVAAHLAAHRHDDIDMRALRYMLEQGRIVLIFDGFDELVARATYERAADHLATLISGATERAKIVVASRTQHFQTHGQVLTAMGAQVGALAQRRILTLSDLSQEQIRTMLLRRYGNDEVAVDERIELLSKVPGLMALAQNPRMLGFIADLDEERLRAVAISGGVISPASLYEQILHNWLSLEEARTQSIPGAPLGLRLAELWTAVTTLALRMWETGDALVGVDELGIVARDLTELAGGHLSEEQIAYAVGAGSLLVRTDEGLFGFIHESVAEWLVARHLASVVDARPVGPAPLLERKTLTSLTVDFLCGLADPTKLRGWADAELSRGSRIGRDNATKVLARLSSSEGLDLRGADLNGENLSDRAWPDADLSGANFTGARMANMNLRGAILRDARLVDVSLDSTDLTDADLSGADLRGARVITSRLIGARLDGALLNDARLLDSDLTGVSAHDAVWRRAALIKTTADPGLVRQALAGGAAVLTGGPAAGAAVRLQSATMPPEVGVRFGFEEGRFPRPVAYDADGVLLAIGNEDGSVLICDAASGAPIRTLVGHEWRSYAVTFSPTEPLLATGSVDETVRLWDANTGECLHILEGHQDWVWPMLFNKDGTLLAAGASDGVVRVWDIRTGQLRWRLPGHDTRVFTATFDDGGRFLATGDDVRVQLWDINTGELHRSLETDGASTYWLRFNPAGTWLAAGGSDGAVRLWSPGTGELVHRLAGHRASIYSLDFHPTAGYLVSADTQGSLRRWDRSAATGEVSGREIGKHTGAVYRITFSPDGRRFATGDSDGDVWLWDAESCSIVHELGRHHASVWPMMFRPDGAQLATSSNDFTTKLWDTESGENLHTLRGHGRQMRAVAFNSDSSLLATSGNDGVVRLWSPHTGQCVRVLKHQADQLISVVFSPSAPELATASNDGRVYLWDAQSGKEGRVLLPATDYVWATAFHRDGEQVAIATDDENVKIMLRSTGRLRNTLVGEGGRVRALAFNPDGDRLATGGDDTQVRIWDWEAERADVLPQEHSGRIFSLAYNHDGNMLATASHDETVVIWNVADRSVLHRLRPGRGKLWSVAFHPDGELLATAGDKEVIDIWSVRTGRRVFELSGHNRRVWSVVFSPNGEFLASSSTDGTVRLWRTASAEPAHAATLLGLPNGWVAFGADGRHKADGAVSGEFWHIVGMCRFEPGELDQYLPETHELSADAPLL from the coding sequence GTGGCCCTTTCCATTCGGCGCCGACGCGACGAGCTGGGCTGGTCAGCGCGCGAGTTGGCCGAACGCTGCGCCGCACTCGGCATGCCGTCCCTCACCCGGGTGACGATCGCGAAGATCGAAAATCACAGCCGCGGAATCGGCATGGAAGAGCTGGCGGTCCTGGCAGCCGCGCTCGGCGTCCGCTTCGACGAGCTCACCAGCGAGCAGGTCTCGGGCGAGCGGGCGATCACGATCCTTCATCTCGCCGGCCTGGGGCTCGCCGCGGGTCACCTGTTCGGGGCACCCGTCGTCGGCCAGGACAACCCACATCTAGAGCTCTGCAACGAGCTTGCCGCCGAACTCAAGTCGTTGGACAACACCATCGACGGTGCGCGACCCGACCTGGTGGTTGTCACCGGCGATCTCGCGCGCACCGGGCGGCCGCGCGAATACGACCTGGTCAAGGCGTTCCTTGAGACGCTGGCGGAGCGGCTCGGCCTGGGCTTCGAACGGATCGCGATCGTCCCGGGCAGCCGAGACGTCAACCTCCAGGCCACGAAGGCCTACTTCGCCGAGTGCGACGCCGACGAGGTCGAGCCCCGTCGGCCCTACTGGAGCAACTGGAGCCGGTTCGCCGCGCTCTTCGGCGCTTGGCCGGACGCCGGCCGGGTGGTGCGCATGCAGGCCGAGCAGCCATGGAGCCTCTACGAGATCAAGGATCTCAAGGTGGTGCTGGCCGGTCTCAACTCGACAGTTGAAGACGGTCCAGATCGCACTGGGCACGGCGGAGAGATCGGCATCGAGCAGGCGCAGTGGTTCGCGGAGGCGCTCCGCGACTACGAGCGGCAGGGTTGGCTGCGGATCGGCCTCGTCCACCACGATCCTCTCGGTGGGCGTGCGGCCGGCGACGGCGATCTCGGTGACACGGCTACGTTCGATGGGCTTCTCGGTCCGCGGCTCAACCTGCTCCTGCACGGCAACGACGCCGGCGCCGGGGTCGCACACCTGCCATCTGGGCTGCTGACGCTCGGCGCTGGCCGCGCACCCGGCGCGGAGCCCGACCGCGGCGCGGCCAACCGATGCCAACTCCTGCGGATCTCGGCTGACGGGGTGGTCAGGGTGGTCCGCCGTTACGACCTCGACCGGCGGCGCTGGCAGCCCGACGGCAGCGCCCGGCGTAAGCCGTCCTGGTCGGCGCCGATACAGGAGCCGTTCCGCGCCGTGCACGGCACGTTCCCGGCGGGGTCGGCCGGTGCCGCCGATGCGCCCGCGATCACGATGTGGCACAACCCGGGCGCGGAGTGGGTCGCCGGCGAGCCGATCGACGAGTCGCCACCGGCGCTCGACGCTCGGCGGCTGCTGCTCGACCGGGTGGCCGACGTGTGCGTGGCCCGCCAATCCAACGCGGTCGTCCACCGGATCAAGGGCGATCCGCCCTACCTGCGGGTGACTTATGTCGAGCAGGGGCACGCTCGCCAACTCCGGATCGGCGCCTGCGTCGGTCCGTTCGGCGAGACCGAAGTCGACCAGTTCCACGCCCGGGTCCACGCCATCGACGACGCCCTCGAGTCGACCCTGGTGTTCAACGGTGCCGAGCCGGCCGACGCCCTCCGGCACTACGCCGCCCGGCGCGATGTCCGGCTGACGAGCTTTCTGCAGTTCCAGGGTCTTGTCGACCTCAGCGGATACGTGCAGTCACAGGCCCGAGCGCTGGCCTCTGACCAGCGCTACCCGGAGAGCGGCTACGTCCCGCACCGCTTCACCGACGCGCTCAACCCGCATGGGCCCGTCCACACCGATGTCATAGCCGCGTTGATCGACCAGGTGAGCGCCGACGACGGTCGCTTCGTGCTGCTGCTGGGCGATTTCGGTCGGGGCAAGACCTATGCGATGCGCCAGCTAGCCCGCCGCATCCTCGACGAGCGGCCGCATCTGACGCCGATCCTGATCGACCTGCGGGCGCTCGACAAGACGCACACCCTGGAGGCCCACGTCGCGGCCCACCTGGCCGCGCACCGGCACGACGACATCGACATGCGGGCTTTGCGCTACATGCTCGAGCAGGGCCGCATCGTGCTGATCTTCGACGGTTTCGACGAGCTGGTCGCGCGCGCCACCTACGAACGCGCCGCCGATCACCTGGCGACCCTGATCAGCGGAGCGACGGAACGGGCCAAGATTGTGGTGGCCAGCCGGACCCAGCATTTTCAGACCCACGGCCAGGTGCTCACCGCGATGGGCGCACAGGTCGGCGCGCTAGCTCAGCGCCGCATCCTCACGCTCTCCGACCTGTCGCAGGAGCAGATCAGGACCATGCTGCTTCGCCGTTACGGCAACGACGAAGTGGCGGTCGACGAGCGCATCGAACTGCTCTCCAAGGTGCCAGGCCTGATGGCGCTCGCGCAGAACCCGCGGATGCTGGGTTTCATCGCCGACCTCGACGAAGAACGACTCCGTGCGGTCGCGATCAGTGGCGGTGTCATCAGTCCGGCAAGTCTTTACGAGCAGATTCTGCACAACTGGCTCAGCCTCGAGGAAGCCCGCACCCAGAGCATCCCCGGTGCGCCGCTCGGCCTGCGGCTGGCCGAACTCTGGACGGCGGTCACCACCCTCGCGCTTCGCATGTGGGAGACCGGCGACGCTTTGGTCGGTGTCGACGAACTCGGCATCGTGGCGCGGGACCTCACCGAGCTGGCCGGCGGCCACCTCTCCGAGGAGCAGATCGCCTACGCGGTCGGGGCGGGCAGCCTGCTGGTGCGCACCGACGAGGGTCTCTTCGGCTTCATCCACGAGTCGGTCGCCGAGTGGCTGGTGGCCCGCCATCTAGCCAGTGTGGTCGACGCCCGGCCGGTCGGCCCGGCGCCACTGCTCGAGCGCAAAACCCTGACGTCGCTGACGGTCGACTTCCTGTGCGGCCTGGCCGATCCGACGAAGCTCCGCGGTTGGGCCGATGCCGAGCTGTCCCGCGGCAGCCGGATCGGCCGCGACAACGCCACGAAGGTGCTGGCCAGGCTGAGCTCGTCGGAAGGCCTCGACCTGCGCGGTGCCGACCTCAACGGCGAAAACCTTTCCGACCGCGCCTGGCCCGACGCCGACCTGAGCGGGGCCAACTTCACCGGAGCGCGGATGGCCAACATGAACCTCCGCGGGGCGATCCTGCGCGACGCCCGGCTCGTCGACGTGTCGCTCGACTCCACCGACCTCACGGATGCGGACCTCTCGGGTGCCGACCTGCGGGGTGCCCGGGTCATCACATCGCGGTTGATCGGCGCCCGGCTCGACGGCGCCTTGCTCAACGACGCCCGGCTGCTCGATTCCGACCTGACCGGGGTCTCGGCCCACGATGCTGTGTGGCGCCGCGCGGCGTTGATCAAGACGACTGCCGACCCAGGGCTTGTCCGCCAAGCGCTGGCCGGTGGTGCGGCGGTGCTGACCGGAGGCCCAGCGGCGGGCGCGGCGGTGCGCCTGCAGTCGGCAACCATGCCTCCCGAGGTCGGCGTGCGGTTCGGTTTCGAAGAAGGTCGCTTCCCCCGGCCGGTCGCCTACGACGCCGACGGCGTGCTGCTCGCGATCGGCAATGAGGATGGTTCGGTGCTGATCTGTGACGCCGCCTCCGGCGCTCCGATCCGCACTCTGGTCGGTCACGAGTGGCGGTCCTACGCCGTCACGTTCAGCCCCACCGAACCTTTGCTGGCCACCGGCTCCGTCGACGAGACCGTCCGCCTCTGGGACGCCAACACCGGCGAGTGCCTGCATATCTTGGAGGGTCACCAGGACTGGGTCTGGCCGATGCTCTTCAACAAAGACGGCACGCTGCTGGCCGCCGGCGCGTCCGACGGTGTCGTCCGGGTCTGGGACATCCGTACCGGCCAGTTGCGCTGGCGACTGCCTGGCCACGACACCCGGGTCTTCACGGCGACCTTCGACGACGGAGGTCGCTTCCTGGCGACCGGCGACGACGTGCGGGTGCAGCTCTGGGACATCAACACTGGAGAGCTCCATCGTTCGCTGGAGACCGACGGAGCAAGCACCTACTGGCTGAGGTTCAACCCGGCCGGCACCTGGCTGGCAGCCGGCGGCTCTGACGGTGCGGTTCGGCTCTGGTCGCCCGGCACGGGTGAACTCGTCCATCGGCTGGCCGGGCACCGGGCATCCATCTACTCGCTCGACTTCCACCCGACCGCCGGCTACCTCGTCAGTGCTGACACGCAGGGGTCCCTGCGCCGCTGGGACCGCTCGGCCGCCACCGGCGAAGTCTCCGGTCGGGAGATCGGCAAGCACACCGGTGCGGTTTACCGGATCACGTTCAGCCCCGACGGTCGACGGTTCGCCACCGGCGACAGTGACGGTGACGTGTGGTTGTGGGACGCGGAATCCTGCTCGATCGTGCACGAGCTTGGGCGGCACCACGCTTCCGTTTGGCCGATGATGTTCCGGCCCGACGGCGCCCAACTCGCCACCAGCAGCAATGACTTCACCACAAAGCTCTGGGACACCGAGAGCGGCGAAAACCTGCACACGCTGCGGGGCCATGGCCGGCAGATGCGGGCGGTGGCCTTCAATAGCGACAGCTCGTTGCTGGCGACCAGCGGTAACGACGGCGTGGTGCGGTTGTGGTCGCCGCACACGGGTCAGTGCGTTCGGGTGCTCAAACACCAGGCGGACCAGTTGATCTCGGTGGTCTTCAGCCCGAGCGCGCCAGAGCTAGCCACCGCCAGCAATGACGGGCGGGTCTATCTCTGGGACGCCCAATCCGGCAAGGAGGGCCGGGTGCTCCTGCCCGCCACCGACTACGTGTGGGCGACCGCCTTCCATCGCGACGGCGAGCAGGTCGCGATCGCGACTGACGACGAAAACGTGAAGATCATGCTCCGGTCGACCGGCCGCCTGCGCAACACGCTGGTCGGCGAAGGCGGCCGGGTGCGCGCGCTCGCGTTTAACCCCGACGGCGATCGCCTCGCGACCGGCGGTGACGACACCCAGGTCCGGATCTGGGATTGGGAGGCAGAGCGGGCCGACGTGCTGCCGCAGGAGCACAGCGGCCGGATCTTCTCGCTCGCCTACAACCACGACGGCAACATGCTGGCCACTGCGAGCCACGACGAGACCGTCGTGATCTGGAACGTCGCGGACCGCTCGGTGCTACACCGGCTCCGGCCCGGTCGCGGCAAGCTCTGGTCGGTGGCCTTCCATCCAGACGGAGAGTTGCTCGCGACGGCCGGTGACAAAGAAGTGATCGACATCTGGTCGGTGCGTACCGGTCGCCGGGTCTTCGAACTTTCCGGACACAACCGTCGGGTGTGGTCGGTCGTGTTCAGCCCTAATGGTGAGTTTCTCGCCAGCAGCAGCACCGATGGCACCGTTCGGCTTTGGCGCACAGCCTCGGCCGAACCCGCGCACGCGGCCACTCTTCTCGGACTCCCTAATGGATGGGTAGCGTTCGGAGCGGATGGACGGCATAAGGCGGATGGCGCGGTTTCAGGTGAGTTCTGGCATATAGTTGGTATGTGCCGATTTGAGCCCGGCGAACTCGATCAGTATCTGCCTGAGACACACGAGCTCAGTGCCGATGCTCCCTTGTTGTGA